The stretch of DNA CTTTCATCAAAATGCCGACGATTGGCAAGGCCCGTAAGCGGATCGGAAAGTGACAGCCGGGTGAGTTCTTGATTGGTATATCGTAGACGTAGGGTATCCACCTTTTTCATCTGGGCTGCGACATATTCCTTCCGGTGCCGATATTCCATCTGGTAGCATCCGACAAGGCATACGAGAATGGCTGTTGCCAGTATAAAAATGCTGTTGATTTTCGCAGCCGTTGGCATGGAAAATACGAAAGGAAGAGATACGGCATAGGCCGTAAAGATAAGCAGACAGGCTGCAAGGGCCAGATGAAACCGGATGCGGGTGGCAATGGTTATGAAAATAACGGAAATAAGAATCCCCGTATGATAGTGGGCGGAAATGGGGGCTTTGCTGAGCGTAAGAAAGAGAAGAATGGCGAAGGTTCCTGTCAAAAGGGCCAGAACCATAAGAATGTCTGCGTGGTTCGGTATGGAAGGGCTGCGGATAAGAATGAGGATTCCTGCACATATGGGAGTAACGGCAAAAAATCTGATGGACCAGGCTGTTTTGTAGATATCCGGGAGAAGAAAGTAATCAGCAATGGCATAAAGGAGAAAGAGGAGCAGGGCTCCTGCACCTAAGAGAGGAAACAGTTTCTTTTGTTGCCTTGCTTCTTTTGCCCTGTATGCGTTTTCCAGAAGATCCGGAAAACGAAGCGGGTGAAAACCTTTTTCCAAAGTGGATAAAAGGGCTTTTTCCACGGAGATAAG from Desulfobotulus pelophilus encodes:
- a CDS encoding GGDEF domain-containing protein, producing the protein MTMKKNTPFKAADRDSLLSHEDLISVEKALLSTLEKGFHPLRFPDLLENAYRAKEARQQKKLFPLLGAGALLLFLLYAIADYFLLPDIYKTAWSIRFFAVTPICAGILILIRSPSIPNHADILMVLALLTGTFAILLFLTLSKAPISAHYHTGILISVIFITIATRIRFHLALAACLLIFTAYAVSLPFVFSMPTAAKINSIFILATAILVCLVGCYQMEYRHRKEYVAAQMKKVDTLRLRYTNQELTRLSLSDPLTGLANRRHFDESLRRNWRKAARSGDSLALLFIDVDNFKTYNDNYGHPAGDECLKSIAGILKAHSRRPSDLPARFGGEEFVLLLPNTEKKQAAMIADSILQKVQKLAIRHDHSPVAPYLTISIGVSARIPDDETEAQTLLDRADAALYRAKILSKNRVEEN